The Arachis ipaensis cultivar K30076 chromosome B07, Araip1.1, whole genome shotgun sequence genome includes a window with the following:
- the LOC107609993 gene encoding probable 1-acylglycerol-3-phosphate O-acyltransferase produces MAGENSKNDVAVYPPKTRRLWPSLLRWIPTSTEHIIAAEKRLLSLVKTPYVQEHVNIGSGPPGSKVRWFRSSSDEPRFLNTITFDSKDDSPTLVMVHGYAASQGFFFRNFDALANHFRVIAVDQLGWGGSSRPDFTCRSTEETETWFIDSFEEWRKAKNLSNFILLGHSFGGYVAAKYALKHPEHVKQLILVGPAGFTSESDPKAEFIMKFRATWKGAVMNHLWESNFTPLKIVRGLGPWGPNMVRRYTDMRFGTRAQGEILTEEESRLLTDYMYHVSAAKASGELCLKYIFKFGAFPRIPLFHSASEWKVPTTFIYGFDDWMNYEGAQEARKDMKVPCEIIRVPQGGHFVFIDNPSGFHSAVLYACRKFLRPNTDNESLPEGLTSA; encoded by the exons ATGGCCGGAGAGAATAGCAAGAACGACGTCGCAGTGTATCCTCCCAAAACAAGACGGTTGTGGCCTTCTCTTCTCCGTTGGATTCCGACTTCAACGGAACACATCATCGCTGCCGAGAAGCGACTCCTTTCTCTCGTCAA GACTCCCTATGTTCAAGAACATGTTAATATTGGCTCTGGTCCTCCTGGCTCTAAAGTTAGATGGTTCCGTTCATCAAGCGACGAGCCACGGTTTCTTAACACTATTACGTTTGATAGTAAAGATGACTCCCCTACGCTTGTAATGGTCCATGGATATGCAGCTTCCCAGGGTTTCTTTTTTCGCAATTTCGATGCTCTTGCAAATCATTTTAGAGTCATTGCTGTTGATCAACTTGG CTGGGGTGGATCAAGCAGACCTGATTTTACATGTAGGAGCACTGAAG AAACTGAGACATGGTTCATAGATTCTTTTGAAGAATGGAGGAAAGCCAAAAATCTGAGCAATTTTATACTGCTTGGACATTCTTTTGGTGGTTATGTTGCTGCCAAATATGCACTCAAG CACCCTGAGCATGTAAAGCAATTGATTCTGGTGGGACCCGCTGGATTTACATCAGAATCAGATCCAAAGGCTGAGTTCATTATGAAGTTTCGAGCAACGTGGAAAGGAGCAGTTATGAACCATCTATGGGAATCTAATTTTACGCCTCTAAAAATTGTCAG AGGTTTAGGTCCTTGGGGTCCTAATATGGTCCGCCGATATACAGATATGAGGTTTGGTACGCGTGCACAAGGGGAAATACTGACTGAAGAGGAATCAAGATTGCTCACAG ATTATATGTACCATGTATCAGCGGCCAAAGCTAGTGGGGAGCTGTGCTTAAAGtacatttttaaatttggtgCATTTCCTAGGATCCCCCTCTTTCACAG TGCCTCAGAGTGGAAAGTACCCACCACATTCATATATGGTTTTGACGACTGGATGAATTATGAAGGGGCCCAAGAAGCTCGCAAGGATATGAAGGTTCCATGTGAAATCATTAGGGTCCCCCAG GGAGGGCACTTTGTGTTCATTGACAACCCAAGTGGTTTCCATTCTGCTGTGCTTTATGCTTGTCGAAAATTTCTTAGACCTAATACAGACAATGAATCTCTTCCTGAAGGGCTAACCTCTGCATAG